A genomic stretch from Theobroma cacao cultivar B97-61/B2 chromosome 4, Criollo_cocoa_genome_V2, whole genome shotgun sequence includes:
- the LOC18603639 gene encoding universal stress protein PHOS34, whose product MEADRRVGVAVDFSASSKNALKWTVDNVIRKGDHLILVTVRPEGNYEEGEMQLWEVTGSPFIPLSEFSDPVVMKKYGMKPEPETLDIVNTAARQKEVEVLMKIFWGDPREKLCEAIDTIPLSCIIVGNRGLGKLKRAIMGSVSNYVVNNGSCPVTVVKHHD is encoded by the exons ATGGAGGCTGATAGGAGAGTTGGGGTGGCCGTGGATTTCTCTGCAAGCAGCAAGAATGCGTTGAAATGGACTGTTGATAACGTTATCCGGAAAGGGGATCATCTTATCCTGGTTACCGTACGACCTGAAGGGAATTATGAGGAGGGGGAGATGCAGCTTTGGGAAGTCACCGGTTCAC CTTTTATCCCTTTAAGTGAGTTCTCTGATCCCGTTGTCATGAAGAAGTACGGGATGAAGCCTGAACCTGAAACCTTGGACATTGTCAACACTGCGGCTAGGCAGAAAGAA GTTGAGGTGCTCATGAAGATTTTCTGGGGTGATCCACGTGAGAAGTTATGTGAGGCCATTGATACCATCCCTCTGAGCTGCATAATTGTAGGAAACAGAGGGCTTGGCAAGCTTAAGAG gGCTATAATGGGCAGTGTAAGCAACTATGTGGTGAATAACGGTTCCTGCCCTGTTACTGTGGTGAAGCATCATGACTGA
- the LOC18603638 gene encoding pectinesterase inhibitor, producing MEFRTNKILLVFLFLCIVLFTSAQAICVPRYQTVSEGGPGLSSSFSVSSKSHTQSSPASTPTSQPPPSAPPPSTAPEPVSVTSPSQPQPSPPSPSTASAPVPATPTIDSSPGLKLPEIQLPLSPLSLNLGVGAKTVIDPQILSLCGKTDHAALCLACVAPFYNGKSDLSSVVEMLIKAGTEQTKQAIAIAAKMANDPKSDPKTVAKLNDCKEIYDDALDNMQEAIDAIPLKDVGTIATMISATISDFGTCDDGFTGQPNPIPDGVSPMAKINENLMNIADIILILANMIH from the coding sequence ATGGAATTTAGAACCAATAAAATACTGCTTGTATTCCTATTCTTGTGCATCGTTCTGTTCACCTCTGCGCAAGCCATTTGCGTGCCTCGCTATCAAACTGTCTCAGAAGGAGGGCCAGGACTGTCTTCATCTTTTTCTGTTTCCTCTAAATCACACACACAATCTTCTCCTGCCTCCACTCCTACATCACAGCCACCGCCTTCTGCGCCTCCACCAAGTACTGCCCCAGAACCGGTTTCCGTCACTTCACCTTCACAGCCGCAGCCTTCTCCTCCCTCTCCAAGCACTGCCTCAGCCCCAGTTCCCGCCACTCCAACAATTGATTCATCTCCAGGGTTAAAGTTACCCGAAATTCAACTTCCGCTATCACCACTTTCCTTAAACCTTGGGGTGGGAGCAAAAACGGTAATTGACCCTCAGATCTTAAGCCTGTGTGGCAAAACTGATCACGCTGCTCTTTGCTTAGCCTGCGTTGCACCTTTCTACAATGGAAAATCAGACCTCTCATCCGTAGTTGAAATGTTGATAAAGGCTGGCACTGAGCAAACAAAACAGGCTATTGCCATCGCTGCAAAAATGGCTAACGACCCTAAATCCGATCCCAAGACAGTGGCAAAACTTAACGACTGCAAGGAAATTTATGATGATGCCTTGGACAACATGCAAGAAGCCATTGATGCAATCCCACTTAAAGATGTTGGTACCATTGCTACCATGATTAGTGCAACCATTTCAGATTTCGGAACATGTGATGATGGTTTCACAGGGCAGCCTAATCCGATTCCTGATGGAGTTTCTCCAATGGCTAAAATCAATGAGAATCTTATGAATATTGCAGACATCATCCTTATCCTTGCAAACATGATTCattga
- the LOC18603640 gene encoding UPF0481 protein At3g47200: MATPSEETDIRNQVAIEIPAASYDALVIPLKEKMETMSTASCICRVSKKLLEKNENQYIPQTISIGPFHQGKNNLKTMEEHKWRYLYSLLNRKPHLEPTLDKCVKTLRELEHKARLFYEDHEQIKLSSNEFVELMLVDAGFLIELFLKYAIKGLKRRGDYVFNTSGLLYELRCEMLLLENQIPYFILQRLFEIVPIPEQCKLSLTELAFRFFRNMIPGDHRLHLAKFGQEGNHLLDLIRYCFLPTFPRVKAKQGGQRGLPHKATGLKAAGIKLKKVTTEDLLDIKFVRGVLEIPPVEVHQYTERLFRNLIAFEQSRSDQSTPHISSYVLLMKSLLQDEKDAKLLKRNQILANYDVIDRKQVSTLFLRLGEEMYVMENVNDFYYDGLCEQVKDYKKGSWQRRWNWKPTERRYLQHPVPRIVVVIAVFLILLILVGALFSIVSFFVHRF; this comes from the coding sequence ATGGCTACGCCATCGGAAGAGACAGATATCCGGAACCAAGTTGCAATCGAAATCCCGGCAGCGTCTTATGATGCTCTTGTGATTCCACTGAAAGAAAAGATGGAGACAATGTCTACTGCAAGTTGTATCTGCAGAGTCAGTAAGAAGCTCctggagaaaaatgaaaaccaaTACATCCCTCAGACGATTTCCATCGGTCCTTTCCATCAGGGTAAGAACAATTTGAAAACCATGGAAGAGCATAAGTGGCGTTATCTATACTCTCTCCTGAATCGAAAACCTCATCTGGAACCGACCCTGGACAAATGTGTGAAGACTTTGAGGGAGCTAGAGCACAAAGCAAGACTGTTCTATGAAGATCATGAACAGATCAAACTGTCGAGCAATGAATTCGTGGAGCTCATGTTGGTCGATGCCGGTTTCCTCATCGAGCTCTTCCTTAAGTATGCTATAAAGGGTCTAAAACGCCGTGGTGATTATGTGTTTAACACGTCAGGACTACTGTACGAGTTGAGGTGTGAGATGTTATTGCTAGAAAACCAGATTCCTTATTTCATTCTTCAACGATTGTTCGAAATCGTACCGATTCCTGAACAGTGCAAACTGTCCCTCACCGAACTTGCCTTCCGTTTCTTTAGAAACATGATTCCAGGGGATCACAGACTTCATCTGGCGAAATTCGGGCAAGAAGGAAACCATTTGCTTGACTTAATCCGGTACTGTTTCCTCCCAACATTTCCACGGGTCAAAGCAAAGCAAGGAGGACAAAGAGGTTTACCTCATAAGGCAACTGGGCTCAAAGCCGCTGGAATTAAGCTCAAGAAGGTTACAACGGAGGACTTACTAGACATAAAATTTGTCAGAGGTGTCCTCGAAATTCCACCTGTAGAAGTCCATCAGTACACAGAAAGGCTCTTCAGGAATCTCATTGCTTTTGAGCAGTCTCGTTCTGATCAAAGCACGCCGCACATCTCATCGTATGTGCTTCTGATGAAAAGCCTGCTCCAGGACGAAAAAGATGCGAAACTACTGAAAAGAAATCAAATCCTGGCCAACTACGATGTCATTGACAGAAAGCAGGTCAGCACGTTGTTTCTTAGGCTAGGGGAGGAGATGTATGTGATGGAGAATGTGAACGATTTCTACTATGACGGCCTCTGTGAGCAAGTGAAAGACTATAAGAAAGGCAGTTGGCAGCGACGATGGAATTGGAAGCCAACGGAGCGTAGATATCTCCAACACCCTGTGCCTCGTATTGTGGTTGTCATTGCAGTTTTCCTCATCCTCCTCATCTTGGTTGGAGCTTTGTTCTCCATAGTCTCCTTTTTTGTTCACAGATTTTAG